The Cynocephalus volans isolate mCynVol1 chromosome 5, mCynVol1.pri, whole genome shotgun sequence genomic sequence GCGGCTGGGAAAGCAGAACGCCCGCTTCCTCACGTCCATGCGGCGCCTGAGCAGCATCAAGCGCGACACCAACTCCATCGCCAAGGCCATCAAGGCGCGGGGCGAGGGCATCCAGCGCAAGCTGCGCGCCCTGAAGGAGCAGAGCGAGGCCGCCGAGGCCCAGCAGGGGGCGCACTCGGCGGTGGCGCGCGTTGCGCGCGCGCAGTATGACGCACTCACGCGCCTGTTCCAGCGCGCCATGCACGAGTACAACCAGGCCGAGATGAAACAGCGCGAGAACTGCAAGATCCGCATCCAGCGCCAGCTGGAGATCATGGGCAAGGACGTCTCAGGCGACCAGATCGAGGACATGTTCGAGCAGGGCAAGTGGGACGTGTTCTCCGAGAACTTGCTGGCCGACGTGAAGGGCGCGCGGGCGGCCCTCAACGAGATCGAGAGCCGCCACCGCGAGCTGCTGCGACTCGAGGGCCGCATCCGCGACGTGCGCGAGCTCTTTCTGCAGATGGCCGTCGTGGTGGAGGAGCAGGCCGACACGCTCAATGTCATCGAATTGAACGTGCAGAAGACCCGCGAATACACCGGTCAGGCCAAGGCACAGATGCGCCAGGCCGAGCAGTACAAGAAGAAGAACCCCTGCCGGGCcatctgctgcttctgctgcccCTGCCTCCACTAGCCCGCTGGCCCGAGCCGCCACCGCCCGTCCCCAACGGGACCCGACCGGGACGCACACTGGGAAGGACCCCAAAGGCCGAGCCCCCTGCCCCGGGGTGGGAGGTTCCCAGCTCCTCACGGAACTTAGTcttcagaggaagaagaaacGGGAGGTTCCAAGATTCCAGCCCAGCTCACGCTTGCAGAGATGGTTGATGCCATCCAAGAGTCCTTGTGTAAAGACAGAGTCCTACTGAAGCTGTGGGAGGTCCTTATGTGACACAGGGCACTCTTACCCTCTTAACGGAAGCTGAATAAGGAACTGATGTTGTATCTGACTGTGGCCTAAGTGTCCCAAGGCATGCCTCCTGGTGAAAACTAAAGGAGAAAGTCAATTTTGCATCTACTAATAGTATGCATTTATCATCAAAACTTAAATTCATTCACATTGTCCTGAAAGTTCCTTGAGTCTGTCAATTTCGAGTGAAATTGGCCGCGGGAAAATCTatgcctttcatttctgattctgcATCTGGCTTATGCTATGTGATTCCCCCACTTCCCCACCTTCGCCATAGACCTTTCTGCTCACCTCCCCTACTTACTAAAATCACATGGAACACTTACTATTTCCTTATCTCTTTCACTTTTGATATCTTCCACCAGAGtatattttgagattatttttccagatatttttaagCACTGAATATTGAACAAGCACTCAAATTAAAGTATATATCAGTCACATTTTTTGTATTCTTCacagttaaaaattatttaaagtttatctttttacttgattacatatgcatatatgtaaacGTCAAATACTAATATTCACTAAAGCATGTACATAATGACCAATTGGCTTTACTTTTGTAAGTATGGTATGTAAATATCAAGGAAAACACTTTCTCTCACTACTGGTGTTGGTTTGCTTGTTTTGAGTTTATCTCACTCTGGTCTGCACCTTCATAGTTCAGATTGGGTCAAAACTTTATTGTGAACAACTCTGCATTGGTTATGGTGGTAAAGACAAGTGATGAAGGGTGAAAATGAATACAGAACTAGAGATAATAATGTAATATTCTTGGGAATACCACTTTTGTTTTACTGTGgaccatttcattcattcattgaaatggagtaatttaaaataaaataatcttgtttTCAAGTAAGCTTAATAAACATTACATtataaatatacttatatatCTGTGTCTTAA encodes the following:
- the STX11 gene encoding syntaxin-11, which codes for MKDRLAELLELSKHYDQQFPDGDDDFDYPHEDIVFETDHILESLYRDIQDIQDENQLLTADVKRLGKQNARFLTSMRRLSSIKRDTNSIAKAIKARGEGIQRKLRALKEQSEAAEAQQGAHSAVARVARAQYDALTRLFQRAMHEYNQAEMKQRENCKIRIQRQLEIMGKDVSGDQIEDMFEQGKWDVFSENLLADVKGARAALNEIESRHRELLRLEGRIRDVRELFLQMAVVVEEQADTLNVIELNVQKTREYTGQAKAQMRQAEQYKKKNPCRAICCFCCPCLH